Proteins encoded by one window of Paenibacillus urinalis:
- a CDS encoding aminoglycoside phosphotransferase family protein, with the protein MNYNFKSEEAAKIKDHFGEQVYVKVQQYLGIYADQWSLSSFEFIPSYSANLVFKCESALYGSSILKFGNPAATETLTEFSTLEQYNGRPFCKVYDIDREHCIILAERIEPGYTLRKESSLEQRLTVFSSLYTDLHVEPADPEIYPTYLTWVNRITSYMSQRQDAQELYLHMKKAQEICTSLSSLYCKERLLHGDFHHDNILLGPHGEYTVIDPKGVIGDPIWDTPRFILNEFEEEITPKLYDKINSIILTLEKKLHIPGEILRQCLYVETAMGNCWCVQDGSPPEELPKLLAYVDFAEKIMNA; encoded by the coding sequence ATGAACTATAACTTTAAGTCAGAGGAAGCCGCAAAGATTAAAGACCACTTTGGTGAACAAGTTTATGTGAAAGTCCAACAATATCTCGGCATCTACGCAGATCAGTGGTCCCTGTCTTCATTTGAGTTCATTCCTTCCTACTCGGCCAACCTGGTGTTCAAATGCGAGTCCGCCCTCTACGGCAGCTCCATATTAAAGTTTGGCAACCCTGCTGCTACAGAAACGTTAACCGAATTCAGCACCCTTGAGCAGTATAACGGAAGGCCTTTCTGCAAGGTTTACGATATAGATCGTGAGCACTGCATTATTTTGGCGGAGCGAATTGAGCCAGGATATACGCTGAGAAAAGAGAGCTCACTTGAGCAAAGACTTACCGTCTTCTCTTCCCTGTATACAGACCTGCATGTCGAACCGGCTGACCCGGAGATCTACCCAACCTATCTTACGTGGGTGAACCGAATTACGAGTTACATGAGTCAACGGCAGGATGCTCAGGAGCTTTACTTGCATATGAAAAAAGCCCAGGAGATTTGTACCTCCCTCTCTTCGCTTTATTGTAAAGAACGTCTTCTGCATGGAGATTTTCATCATGATAATATTCTACTGGGCCCGCATGGGGAGTATACGGTGATCGATCCGAAGGGCGTCATTGGCGATCCGATTTGGGACACCCCCCGCTTTATCTTGAATGAATTTGAGGAAGAGATTACGCCTAAGCTGTACGACAAGATTAACAGTATCATCCTCACCCTGGAGAAGAAGCTTCATATTCCTGGTGAAATACTGCGGCAATGTCTCTATGTAGAAACCGCGATGGGAAACTGCTGGTGTGTACAAGACGGCTCTCCTCCGGAGGAGCTTCCGAAGCTGCTGGCGTATGTTGATTTTGCCGAAAAAATAATGAACGCGTAA
- a CDS encoding RNA polymerase alpha subunit C-terminal domain-containing protein has protein sequence METSNQSLRTCSKGHQYYKSSDCPTCPTCEKERKPDSGFLALLSAPARRALEHHGITTLEQLSTYSEKEILKFHGMGPASLPKLRAALEETGLAFRR, from the coding sequence ATGGAAACTTCCAATCAGAGCCTGAGAACCTGCAGCAAGGGTCACCAATATTATAAAAGCAGTGATTGTCCAACATGCCCCACCTGTGAGAAGGAGAGAAAACCTGACAGCGGGTTCCTGGCCCTGCTATCTGCACCGGCAAGACGGGCATTGGAGCATCATGGAATTACTACCTTGGAGCAGCTGTCCACCTACAGTGAAAAAGAGATTTTAAAATTTCACGGTATGGGGCCCGCATCACTGCCCAAGCTTAGAGCTGCTCTGGAGGAGACTGGCTTAGCTTTTAGACGATAA
- a CDS encoding molybdopterin-dependent oxidoreductase translates to MRTWLKQLRKGYGKKLVSLHTWNGWIVVVLAVTGLILIGGFWRSLLGEGRVWIKTLHIIVGVASILPVLYYLLLAGKHWKQLKHKPWQRLNVVIVLVLLTGWFISGVLLWQFKQVGPAAANAALVVHDVLTWIGLPYIIYHSITRLKWFKEPARRTIQQGRKDNPLHPAAPQPIYTRRAFIGGVIGIGLTVTLAPSFLKWLGSFGGSNSMENLLKQNENKLIPTPVPHSASQHPMGGGAEGNFRVYTVTKIPVFTNENWSFTIDGKVDNRLSWSWEEFVQVKRTVQVSDFHCVTGWSVYNNTWEGIRLKDLLKQAGVQQTAQTVKFYSGDGVYTDTLTLEQADLDDVMVAVLHDGNPIPSDLGGPVRLIVPKMYAYKSVKWLTRIELIEGEHVGYWEERGYSNDAWVKNS, encoded by the coding sequence ATGAGGACTTGGCTTAAGCAGCTTCGCAAAGGTTATGGCAAAAAGCTGGTTTCATTACATACCTGGAATGGCTGGATCGTAGTTGTACTAGCTGTGACCGGTTTGATCCTTATCGGCGGTTTTTGGCGGAGTTTACTGGGAGAAGGACGGGTATGGATTAAAACGCTCCATATTATTGTCGGTGTGGCATCGATTCTTCCGGTGCTCTATTACCTTCTGCTTGCCGGGAAGCACTGGAAACAGCTGAAGCATAAGCCTTGGCAGCGGTTAAACGTCGTTATCGTATTGGTGCTTCTTACAGGCTGGTTTATCTCAGGTGTGCTGCTATGGCAGTTCAAGCAGGTAGGACCTGCTGCAGCCAATGCAGCGTTGGTTGTTCATGATGTGTTGACATGGATTGGTCTACCCTACATTATTTATCACTCCATTACTAGATTGAAATGGTTCAAGGAGCCTGCGCGCCGTACGATCCAACAGGGACGTAAGGATAACCCGCTTCATCCTGCGGCCCCACAGCCTATATACACGAGAAGAGCTTTTATCGGTGGAGTGATTGGCATCGGGTTAACCGTAACGCTGGCTCCATCTTTTTTAAAATGGCTTGGCAGCTTTGGCGGGAGCAATTCGATGGAAAATCTGCTTAAACAGAACGAGAACAAACTTATTCCTACACCAGTACCGCACTCAGCGTCTCAGCATCCCATGGGTGGGGGAGCGGAGGGGAATTTCCGGGTATATACCGTAACGAAAATACCTGTCTTCACCAACGAGAACTGGTCCTTCACCATTGATGGTAAGGTGGATAACCGCCTAAGCTGGAGCTGGGAGGAGTTTGTTCAGGTGAAGCGTACGGTGCAGGTGAGTGACTTTCACTGCGTAACAGGCTGGTCAGTCTACAACAATACCTGGGAGGGCATACGGCTAAAAGATCTGCTGAAGCAGGCCGGAGTGCAGCAAACAGCCCAGACGGTAAAGTTCTATTCGGGAGACGGCGTGTATACAGATACACTGACACTGGAGCAGGCAGATCTGGATGATGTGATGGTCGCTGTCCTGCATGACGGAAACCCGATCCCCAGCGACCTCGGTGGTCCGGTCAGACTCATTGTACCGAAGATGTATGCCTATAAATCGGTTAAATGGCTGACCCGGATCGAGTTAATTGAGGGTGAGCATGTCGGCTACTGGGAAGAGCGGGGCTATTCGAATGATGCTTGGGTGAAGAACAGCTAA
- a CDS encoding LysR family transcriptional regulator encodes MNVNLEWYRVFYQVAKTGSLTRAAALLHITQPAVSHTLKQMEEQLGGSLFFRTSRGVQLTTEGKVLLGYIEQAFINVNMGEKAIAEMHNLDKGEIHIGASDTLCKYFLLPYLDRYRAEYPNIRIHVTNRTTPETIQLLKDGRIDFGIVSLPVTDRQVEVKESSAIQDCLVGGKGYSHLGNTIFTGEELGQYPILMLEKGASTRKYIDDYAVAHDMQIIPEIELGSIDLLVQFALRDFGLAFVIRDYVMNELREGSLVEIPLAAPIPKRHVGVATLRGVPLSAASSSFLSLLPDQRYNGIT; translated from the coding sequence ATGAATGTTAATTTAGAATGGTATCGTGTTTTTTACCAGGTAGCGAAGACAGGAAGCCTGACCCGAGCTGCGGCGCTACTGCACATTACTCAGCCGGCAGTCAGTCATACCCTCAAACAAATGGAGGAGCAGCTTGGAGGATCGCTGTTCTTCAGAACCTCAAGGGGAGTTCAGCTTACGACCGAAGGAAAAGTGCTGCTAGGCTATATCGAACAGGCATTTATTAATGTAAACATGGGTGAAAAAGCGATCGCAGAAATGCACAATCTGGACAAAGGTGAAATCCATATCGGGGCCAGCGATACGTTATGCAAATATTTTTTGCTCCCATACCTTGACCGTTACAGGGCCGAGTACCCTAACATTCGCATTCATGTGACGAATCGGACCACACCCGAGACGATCCAGCTGCTGAAGGACGGGCGAATCGACTTTGGCATCGTTAGTCTCCCCGTAACCGATAGACAGGTTGAAGTGAAAGAAAGCTCCGCTATTCAAGATTGTCTCGTTGGCGGGAAGGGCTATTCTCATTTGGGAAACACCATCTTTACTGGCGAAGAACTGGGACAATATCCGATTCTCATGCTGGAAAAAGGAGCGAGTACACGAAAATACATCGATGATTATGCGGTTGCGCACGATATGCAGATTATCCCGGAGATTGAGCTTGGCAGTATTGACCTCCTCGTTCAATTCGCGCTAAGGGATTTTGGTCTTGCCTTTGTTATACGGGATTATGTAATGAATGAACTTAGAGAGGGATCGCTGGTGGAGATTCCGTTAGCTGCTCCTATTCCCAAAAGGCATGTTGGTGTTGCTACACTGCGAGGTGTACCGTTGTCTGCTGCTTCCAGTTCTTTTCTCTCCCTGCTGCCTGATCAGCGTTATAATGGAATTACATGA
- a CDS encoding adenylosuccinate synthase — MTVTAIVGANWGDEGKGKMTDVLSAASSYVVRFQGGSNAGHTIINHYGKFALHMLPSGVFYPNVTNIIGPGTALDTGMLQKELQLLEDKGVPAPVLYVSERAQVVLSIHRLFDELEEERLGSRGFGSTKRGIAPFYADKYAKLGIQVSDLFDEARLRERVERLLEPKNIMLQHYYNREPIHPEVLMEQLKAEADFLAPYVKNTTEVLQKANLNGESILLEGQLGALRDPDHGIYPYSTSSSTLSGYAPVGAGLPASSISRVIAVVKAYSSCVGAGPFVSEIQGEEADELRGLGGDAGEFGATTGRPRRMGWFDVVATKYGCSIQNATEVCLTNLDVLGYLDEIPICTAYELEDGSTTQAFPVTSKLNGAKPVISTLPGWKSDITQIRKFDDLPKEAIAYVEFIEASIGVSIRTISVGPRREQVIERR; from the coding sequence TTGACAGTTACAGCAATCGTGGGTGCGAATTGGGGAGATGAGGGCAAAGGGAAGATGACGGATGTATTATCCGCAGCCTCTTCGTATGTCGTTCGCTTTCAAGGCGGGAGTAATGCAGGACATACTATTATTAATCACTACGGAAAATTCGCTCTGCACATGCTGCCTTCAGGGGTGTTCTACCCGAATGTAACGAATATCATCGGTCCGGGAACGGCCCTGGACACCGGCATGTTACAGAAGGAATTGCAATTGCTCGAGGATAAAGGGGTACCCGCACCCGTCCTATACGTTTCCGAACGGGCACAGGTCGTGCTGAGTATTCACCGTCTGTTCGATGAGCTGGAAGAGGAGCGTCTGGGTTCACGCGGATTCGGCTCGACGAAGAGAGGAATTGCTCCCTTCTATGCAGACAAGTATGCCAAGCTTGGCATTCAGGTCTCCGATCTGTTCGATGAAGCACGTCTTAGAGAACGGGTGGAGAGACTACTCGAGCCCAAGAACATCATGCTTCAGCATTATTATAACCGTGAACCTATCCATCCAGAGGTCCTTATGGAGCAGCTTAAAGCGGAGGCAGATTTTCTAGCTCCATACGTAAAGAACACAACTGAGGTTCTGCAAAAAGCTAACCTGAATGGAGAATCCATTTTACTGGAAGGACAGCTCGGAGCACTGCGTGATCCGGATCATGGGATATATCCATACTCCACTTCTTCTTCAACCCTGTCCGGTTATGCTCCTGTCGGTGCCGGACTTCCGGCATCCTCCATCAGCAGAGTCATTGCCGTAGTCAAGGCTTATTCCAGCTGTGTAGGTGCTGGTCCCTTCGTATCGGAGATTCAAGGTGAAGAAGCAGATGAACTGCGCGGACTTGGCGGTGACGCCGGCGAGTTTGGTGCGACGACCGGAAGACCAAGACGGATGGGCTGGTTTGATGTGGTTGCAACGAAGTACGGCTGTTCCATCCAGAATGCAACGGAGGTATGCCTCACCAATCTTGATGTACTCGGTTATCTGGACGAGATCCCAATATGCACCGCATATGAGCTGGAAGATGGCAGTACAACACAGGCCTTTCCGGTGACTAGCAAGCTGAATGGGGCAAAACCAGTCATCTCTACTCTACCAGGCTGGAAAAGCGATATTACTCAAATTCGCAAATTTGATGATTTGCCGAAGGAAGCCATTGCATATGTGGAGTTTATTGAGGCAAGTATTGGTGTAAGCATTAGGACCATTTCTGTAGGGCCAAGACGTGAACAGGTTATTGAACGAAGATAA
- the dapA gene encoding 4-hydroxy-tetrahydrodipicolinate synthase has product MLSEQNLKGIYVPVVTPFQTNHTLDLASFESYLKHLLVHDINGLVINGTTGECPTTSWEEVTSQVEIAKIVMKQLNKTVPIVIGTGTNDTLSSLKRTERAGELGADAVLVVTPYYNKPTGKGVVAHFSKIAEAGVPVIAYEIPGRTGIRLSVDTIREILDIPQVIGLKDSSGGVELVSELSRYGSKPVLCGEDLLFHASLSQGASGGMLASANLNTAKFIDVYNRYISGEVSESKKQFDELVPLIRLLFQEEPNPAPLKWILTELGWIESDSVRLPLLPISDPLKEKIKKHI; this is encoded by the coding sequence ATGTTAAGCGAGCAAAACTTGAAAGGCATCTACGTACCTGTCGTTACTCCATTCCAAACTAATCATACTCTTGATCTAGCCTCATTTGAATCCTACTTAAAGCACCTTTTGGTCCATGATATTAATGGCCTTGTCATCAACGGAACGACTGGAGAGTGTCCAACGACCAGCTGGGAAGAGGTCACGAGCCAAGTCGAAATAGCGAAGATTGTAATGAAACAGCTGAATAAAACGGTTCCCATTGTCATTGGCACCGGAACCAATGACACACTCTCATCGCTTAAGCGGACAGAGCGTGCAGGAGAGCTGGGCGCAGATGCAGTCCTTGTAGTAACTCCATACTACAACAAGCCGACCGGCAAGGGAGTTGTAGCACATTTTAGTAAAATAGCGGAAGCTGGCGTCCCTGTCATTGCTTATGAAATTCCAGGCCGAACGGGAATCCGGTTATCCGTGGATACAATAAGAGAAATCCTTGATATCCCGCAGGTCATCGGATTGAAAGACAGCTCAGGCGGTGTAGAGCTGGTCTCAGAGCTGTCTCGGTATGGCTCGAAGCCGGTGCTCTGCGGCGAGGATCTTCTGTTCCACGCTTCTCTGAGCCAAGGGGCAAGTGGAGGGATGCTGGCATCAGCCAACCTGAATACGGCGAAATTTATTGACGTATATAATCGGTATATTAGCGGTGAGGTCTCCGAATCGAAGAAGCAATTCGATGAACTGGTTCCGCTGATCCGTCTGTTGTTCCAGGAAGAGCCGAACCCGGCACCGCTCAAATGGATCTTGACTGAGCTCGGCTGGATTGAATCCGACTCGGTTCGTCTGCCTCTGCTTCCGATCTCTGATCCCTTGAAGGAAAAGATCAAGAAGCATATTTAA
- a CDS encoding LysR family transcriptional regulator, producing MDFIYLKTFRQVALRQSFTRAAEELGYAQSSVTTQIQKLEKEYNVKLFERHGKTLRLTSSGEELLKIAVQIIELYDQSKEKLAMQGGGTLSIGTIDSIASYFLPQVIQAIRESYPEMNIRLQADREDYILDQVKEGEFDIGLILGNTLPEPTLNTIVIREEPLVLVSSPKNPLLQLNQLEINDLKHTDWFMAEASCNYRIMLEKVLRAHGIPFNVRLELGNPEAIKRCVMAGDGIALLPEMVVRDEIQRQELSVLPFAPS from the coding sequence ATGGATTTTATATATCTCAAAACATTTCGGCAGGTCGCCCTGCGTCAAAGCTTCACCCGAGCGGCAGAAGAGCTCGGCTATGCCCAATCCAGCGTCACGACCCAGATTCAGAAGCTGGAGAAGGAATACAATGTCAAATTGTTTGAACGCCACGGCAAAACGCTTCGTCTCACTTCGTCCGGTGAAGAGCTGCTAAAGATTGCTGTCCAGATTATCGAGCTGTACGATCAGTCCAAAGAAAAGCTGGCCATGCAAGGCGGCGGGACTTTATCTATCGGTACAATTGATTCCATCGCCTCCTATTTCCTTCCACAGGTCATTCAGGCGATACGGGAGTCTTACCCCGAGATGAATATAAGGCTGCAAGCCGATCGGGAGGATTATATCCTAGATCAGGTTAAGGAAGGGGAATTCGATATCGGGCTGATTCTTGGAAATACACTGCCCGAGCCAACCCTGAATACGATTGTGATCAGAGAAGAGCCGCTTGTACTCGTCTCAAGCCCGAAGAACCCGCTCTTACAGCTGAACCAGCTTGAAATTAACGATTTAAAGCATACGGACTGGTTTATGGCGGAAGCCAGCTGCAATTATCGGATTATGCTGGAAAAGGTGCTGCGAGCACATGGCATCCCGTTCAATGTCCGCTTGGAGCTGGGTAATCCAGAAGCCATTAAACGCTGTGTCATGGCAGGTGACGGGATTGCGCTGCTGCCCGAGATGGTTGTACGGGATGAGATACAGAGACAGGAGCTGAGTGTCCTTCCTTTTGCTCCCTCTTGA
- a CDS encoding acyltransferase family protein: MPKPMKTGSRYMPGLDGLRALALIGVMCYHWGLDEAPGGFLGVSIFFVLSGYLITNILAIEWHHHGRIDLKQFWYRRFRRLLPAMLIMLLMTVVWMTLFDTSRLASLRYDVAAAVTYISNWQFIFQDISYFESFGPPSPLGHMWSLAVEEQFYLLWPLLMLIGLKLFPKRGQMFVFICTLAALSALLMALLHEPGSDPSRVYFGTDTRAFGLLTGAALAIVWPSYKLSGRVQRMAQLGLDVTGICALLLVLYMMWSTDRYASWLYNGGMLLFSIAAAVLVAVLAHPASLLAKVLGARPLRWIGIRSYGIYLWHYPVLILTSPGGNPEGIGAFYTLLQVAASVILASLSWKYIEQPIREGALRIWWQDVRHPKRRSCVFTPRRLAVYCSSLLFIGIFCIGMTINISDAKKQEANGVFSEFPSPGNAGEPPPDQQHEKEPVPDEEQTDGEQPSVEEPSGGEPSAEEPDAGESNGEGATDSDPEKNSDNDAEKDTAPEDIKDTPADHQVKPMSGASITAIGDSVMVGVTPCLEKLLPGITVDAEIGRQMSHAADLLPALEAKDRLSGTVIIGLGTNGAFSEKSLTSLLDSLQSAEQVLLVNTRVPKDWEENVNKMLSEIGSKYPNTTIIDWHEASKEHPEYFREDGVHLEPAGAEAYTRLIMSALQ; this comes from the coding sequence ATGCCTAAACCAATGAAAACAGGCTCCCGCTATATGCCGGGGCTGGATGGACTCAGAGCCTTGGCGCTGATTGGCGTTATGTGCTACCACTGGGGACTTGATGAAGCTCCCGGTGGATTTCTAGGTGTCAGCATTTTCTTTGTATTATCCGGCTATTTAATTACAAACATCCTCGCCATAGAGTGGCATCATCATGGAAGAATTGATCTGAAGCAATTCTGGTATCGAAGGTTCAGGCGACTTCTGCCCGCGATGCTGATCATGCTCCTCATGACCGTGGTGTGGATGACTTTATTTGATACTTCTCGGCTCGCTTCCTTGCGCTATGACGTTGCTGCTGCCGTTACATACATAAGCAATTGGCAATTTATTTTCCAGGATATATCCTACTTCGAATCGTTTGGTCCACCCTCGCCGCTTGGACATATGTGGTCCCTGGCCGTAGAAGAGCAGTTCTACCTCCTATGGCCGCTTCTTATGCTGATTGGACTCAAATTGTTCCCAAAACGAGGCCAGATGTTTGTATTTATTTGTACGCTGGCAGCATTATCGGCGCTTCTCATGGCTCTGCTTCATGAGCCGGGTTCGGATCCAAGCCGAGTCTATTTCGGAACAGATACCCGTGCATTCGGGCTGTTGACCGGTGCTGCCCTTGCCATTGTGTGGCCCAGCTACAAGTTATCTGGTAGAGTCCAGAGGATGGCACAGCTGGGGCTGGATGTAACAGGGATATGCGCGCTGCTGCTCGTTCTATATATGATGTGGAGCACTGACCGCTACGCGTCATGGCTGTACAACGGCGGCATGCTCCTCTTCTCGATTGCAGCAGCTGTACTAGTAGCCGTTCTGGCGCACCCGGCTTCCCTGCTTGCCAAAGTGCTTGGAGCAAGACCCCTTCGCTGGATCGGGATCCGGTCATATGGCATCTATTTGTGGCATTATCCTGTACTGATTCTGACGAGTCCCGGAGGAAATCCGGAAGGAATCGGAGCTTTTTATACCCTGCTGCAGGTCGCTGCAAGCGTCATTCTGGCTTCTCTGTCCTGGAAGTACATTGAACAACCGATACGTGAAGGCGCTCTTCGTATATGGTGGCAGGATGTACGGCATCCGAAGCGTAGAAGCTGTGTATTTACACCAAGACGTCTTGCCGTCTATTGCAGCTCACTTCTGTTCATCGGCATCTTCTGTATCGGAATGACGATAAATATATCGGATGCGAAGAAACAAGAGGCAAACGGAGTCTTCTCTGAGTTTCCTTCTCCGGGAAATGCAGGAGAGCCGCCCCCTGACCAACAACACGAGAAGGAACCTGTTCCGGATGAAGAGCAGACAGATGGAGAGCAGCCAAGTGTTGAAGAACCCAGTGGTGGAGAGCCCAGTGCAGAGGAACCGGACGCTGGAGAATCCAATGGCGAAGGTGCAACAGACTCAGATCCAGAGAAGAACTCGGACAATGATGCTGAAAAGGATACAGCCCCGGAAGACATAAAGGATACACCGGCAGATCATCAAGTGAAGCCGATGTCCGGCGCTTCCATTACGGCCATTGGTGATTCTGTAATGGTCGGAGTGACTCCCTGCCTGGAGAAGCTGCTCCCGGGTATAACTGTTGATGCAGAGATCGGAAGACAGATGAGCCATGCAGCCGATTTGCTTCCGGCACTTGAAGCGAAGGATCGTCTATCCGGAACCGTCATTATTGGACTTGGCACGAATGGTGCTTTTTCGGAGAAGAGCCTGACCTCCCTGCTGGACTCTCTTCAATCCGCCGAACAGGTCCTTCTCGTGAACACGAGAGTACCCAAGGATTGGGAGGAGAACGTAAACAAGATGCTGTCTGAGATCGGAAGCAAATATCCGAATACGACAATTATCGATTGGCACGAAGCCAGCAAGGAACATCCCGAATATTTTAGAGAGGATGGCGTTCACCTGGAGCCTGCGGGTGCTGAAGCTTATACTCGTCTAATTATGAGTGCACTACAATGA
- a CDS encoding YitT family protein produces MKKRMYDMVMLLAGAFIFALAVNLFVIPNDFGEGGVTGISIVLYYLFQWSPALVGFVINGILLVIGYRLLDKQTTYYTIIVVAFNSLFLHWTEDWSIPADEPVLNAIFAGLLAGLGIGLIIRVGGTTAGTTILARLANKYLDWNISYALLFFDIIVAILSIFVIGIENFMFTILILYIGTKAMEFIIEGLNPKKAVTIVSAKHNAIASKVTDIMDRGVSVLRGYGYYTGQEKEILYIVISKQEVSMLKKIVKSEDPSAFVTIHDVRDVFGEGFIDISK; encoded by the coding sequence ATGAAAAAAAGAATGTATGATATGGTCATGCTGCTTGCAGGAGCATTTATCTTCGCGCTAGCAGTCAATTTGTTTGTCATTCCCAATGATTTTGGAGAAGGCGGCGTTACGGGGATTTCGATCGTTCTCTATTATTTGTTTCAGTGGTCGCCTGCTCTGGTCGGCTTCGTCATCAACGGCATTCTGCTGGTTATCGGCTACAGGCTGCTCGACAAGCAGACAACCTATTACACCATTATTGTCGTCGCGTTTAATTCCTTATTTCTGCACTGGACTGAGGATTGGTCAATCCCGGCTGACGAGCCGGTACTGAATGCCATATTTGCCGGACTGCTCGCTGGCCTCGGTATCGGATTAATTATACGAGTTGGCGGGACTACGGCCGGGACAACGATCCTGGCACGTCTAGCTAACAAATATCTGGATTGGAACATTAGTTACGCCCTGCTCTTTTTCGATATTATTGTGGCCATACTCTCTATCTTTGTCATCGGTATTGAGAATTTCATGTTCACCATCCTGATTCTGTATATCGGTACAAAAGCAATGGAATTTATTATTGAAGGTCTCAATCCGAAAAAAGCCGTTACCATCGTGTCAGCCAAGCATAATGCAATTGCTTCGAAGGTGACCGATATTATGGACCGTGGTGTATCCGTGCTTCGAGGCTACGGCTACTACACCGGTCAAGAGAAGGAAATTCTGTATATCGTGATCAGCAAGCAGGAAGTATCGATGCTGAAGAAAATTGTAAAATCTGAGGATCCCTCCGCTTTTGTAACGATTCATGATGTCCGTGACGTGTTCGGAGAAGGATTTATTGATATTTCCAAATAA
- a CDS encoding PadR family transcriptional regulator — MNDVTETIQNLLSELRRGSIIIAVLSQLSEPQYGYSLVTVLEDKGLSVDPGTLYPLLRRLEKQELLMSSWDTNEARPRKYYTITPFGQDVYDGVCREWMSLTESMKNIIGTRGG, encoded by the coding sequence ATGAATGATGTAACAGAAACGATACAGAATTTACTAAGCGAACTTAGACGAGGAAGCATCATTATCGCGGTGCTTAGTCAGTTGTCAGAACCACAGTACGGTTATTCGCTCGTCACTGTGCTTGAAGACAAAGGACTGTCCGTTGATCCCGGCACACTTTATCCCTTGCTTCGCAGACTAGAGAAACAAGAGCTTCTAATGAGCAGCTGGGACACGAATGAAGCCCGTCCCCGGAAGTACTATACCATTACTCCATTTGGTCAGGACGTCTATGATGGAGTATGCCGGGAATGGATGTCACTAACTGAAAGTATGAAGAACATTATCGGAACTAGAGGAGGATAA
- a CDS encoding HAAS signaling domain-containing protein, giving the protein MELIERYVYAVTQRLPEKQRADISKELHGLIEDMLEEHASSDEITDQQVENVLRELGHPEVMAARYAGERYLIGPAMYSSYMTVMKVVLASLLIALSIFTIVEAIMTPGHILDHFTHLLVDIFISISQAIAWVTVIFALIEYRQRRRSTSSNNENSIKEWNPKDLQALPDHGTEIKKSEPIASIIFITLFTALFALNVELLAVYRISDQGSFSIPFISSAGIEKYIPFIWLLGAVGILGEIFKLILRKKTTSLLAYHILFSVLSFVLAWIMLQDTSFWNASFISQLEAAGLIIPGEESHENVSSMWSGLSQNLIYIIAIISLVDLGSEIYKWSRSKKFTGRA; this is encoded by the coding sequence ATGGAACTTATTGAGCGTTATGTGTACGCAGTCACACAGAGACTGCCCGAGAAACAAAGAGCGGACATATCGAAGGAGCTGCACGGTCTCATTGAAGATATGCTGGAGGAACACGCATCATCAGATGAAATTACTGACCAACAGGTAGAGAATGTGCTGAGAGAACTGGGTCATCCGGAGGTGATGGCTGCAAGATACGCGGGCGAACGCTATCTTATTGGTCCAGCGATGTATTCCAGTTACATGACCGTCATGAAAGTTGTCCTTGCTTCTTTGTTGATCGCACTCAGTATATTCACCATAGTTGAAGCCATCATGACGCCTGGCCATATTTTGGACCATTTCACCCACCTCCTCGTTGATATTTTCATCTCTATTTCTCAAGCCATCGCATGGGTTACGGTCATATTTGCACTCATTGAATACAGACAGCGGAGAAGATCGACTTCGTCAAACAATGAAAATTCGATAAAAGAATGGAATCCAAAAGATTTGCAAGCTTTGCCTGATCACGGTACAGAGATCAAAAAGTCAGAGCCGATTGCCAGTATCATTTTTATTACTTTGTTTACGGCACTGTTTGCCTTAAATGTGGAGTTACTTGCTGTGTACCGAATTAGTGATCAGGGCTCCTTCTCCATTCCGTTCATCAGCTCAGCCGGAATTGAGAAGTATATACCTTTCATCTGGCTGTTAGGAGCCGTAGGCATTTTGGGGGAAATATTTAAACTGATTCTGCGCAAAAAGACGACTTCTCTTCTCGCCTACCATATATTGTTCAGCGTGCTCTCATTTGTCCTCGCCTGGATTATGCTTCAGGATACTTCGTTCTGGAATGCATCATTCATTAGTCAACTGGAAGCCGCGGGCCTTATTATTCCTGGCGAAGAAAGCCACGAGAACGTCTCCAGCATGTGGTCAGGACTGAGTCAAAACTTGATCTATATTATTGCCATCATCAGCCTAGTCGACTTGGGAAGCGAAATCTACAAATGGAGCCGCAGTAAAAAGTTTACAGGCCGTGCATAA